One window from the genome of Cryptomeria japonica chromosome 6, Sugi_1.0, whole genome shotgun sequence encodes:
- the LOC131049348 gene encoding sulfite exporter TauE/SafE family protein 5 isoform X1, producing the protein MKVSWILPFWVAAFLALISLEACSFAANLDAAGSFREYWSDASSEEIAQLDCHDTKTAPPTWRNVLGMASQWQKQKANDTNIGPRWPPLRFGLRTVSATVLTVAAASVASAGGIGGGGLFIPILNLVLQFDSRTSAALSAFMVLGGSIASVIYYIPRGHPDFNHEPLIDYEIALLLQPNMLLGISLGVIGNVMFPEWLITSLLASFLSVITFSSCKSALRQWQTETFHYQRKSELDTEKNYTLSMAHEGEILQENALESSSRNLILDYHNGTPKEICNGIDKRRSDETQSEDIIMQLPSSIVSEEGRKSLQVPLLNGKRMQSSAVPVKEWTLLVLVWVSFYLVNILRGGQYKKACEHDGAVYFWNIFHIQPCGLGYWLISGLQIPLALAVTFCMASRSGNSGIHFNEKVPSKTTTRGCETVLFSTMALVAGMLGGMLGVGGGMIINPFLLQIGLSPQVTAATCAFMVFFSASMSVAQFLLLGLVPLEHAVFFSIASFISSALGLVIIQRAITKHGRVSLIIFSVSTVMAISAILMTTFGAIDVWRQYQHGDYMGFRAPC; encoded by the exons ATGAAAGTGTCATGGATACTGCCTTTTTGGGTGGCAGCGTTTCTGGCATTGATTTCTCTTGAAGCTTGCAGTTTTGCAGCCAATTTGGATGCTGCTGGGTCATTTCGAGAATATTGGAGCGATGCCTCATCTGAAGAAATCGCTCAATTGGATTGCCATGATACCAAGACAGCACCACCCACATGGCGAAACGTTTTAGGCATGGCTTCCCAGTGGCAAAAACAGAAGGCTAATGATACAAATATAGGACCCAGGTGGCCCCCTCTTAGGTTTGGATTAAGAACTGTATCAGCGACCGTCTTGACAGTTGCTGCAGCGAGTGTTGCCAGTGCTGGGGGAATTGGTGGTGGTGGGCTATTTATCCCAATTCTGAATTTGGTATTGCAGTTTGACAGCAGAACCTCGGCAGCACTGTCAGCTTTCATGGTCTTGGGGGGTTCCATTGCTAGTGTGATATACTATATCCCTAGAGGCCATCCTGACTTCAATCATGAGCCTCTGATAGACTATGAAATTGCCCTGCTCCTCCAGCCTAATATGCTGCTGGGCATAAGCCTGGGAGTCATCGGTAACGTGATGTTTCCTGAATGGCTTATTACTTCCCTGCTTGCTTCATTTCTTTCAGTTATTACCTTCTCTAGTTGCAAGAGTGCACTCAGGCAGTGGCAAACAGAGACATTTCATTACCAAAGAAAATCTGAACTTGACACAGAGAAAAACTATACATTGTCTATGGCTCATGAAGGTGAGATACTCCAAGAAAATGCCCTGGAGAGTTCATCAAGAAATCTCATCTTAGATTATCACAATGGAACCCCAAAAGAAATATGCAATGGAATCGATAAACGAAGAAGTGATGAAACACAGTCAGAGGACATTATAATGCAACTGCCTTCCAGTATCGTGTCTGAAGAAGGTAGAAAGAGTCTGCAGGTACCACTTTTAAATGGAAAGCGGATGCAATCTTCAGCTGTTCCCGTGAAGGAATGGACTTTACTGGTGCTTGTGTGGGTTTCATTTTATTTGGTGAACATACTCAGAGGAGGCCAATATAAGAAGGCatgtgaacatgatggtgcagtcTATTTTTGG AATATCTTTCACATACAACCATGTGGACTTGGATACTGGCTTATATCGGGACTTCAAATTCCTCTTGCTCTTGCAGTGACATTTTGCATGGCATCTCGATCTGGAAATTCAGGAATTCATTTCAATGAAAAG GTACCATCAAAAACTACTACTAGAGGTTGTGAAACAGTTTTGTTTTCAACAATGGCATTGGTAGCAGGAATGCTTGGAGGTATGCTTGGTGTAGGGGGAGGAATGATTATAAACCCTTTTCTTCTCCAAATTGGACTGTCACCTCAG GTAACAGCTGCAACATGTGCATTCATGGTGTTTTTCTCTGCTTCCATGTCTGTAGCACAGTTTTTGTTGTTAGGATTGGTACCTTTGGAGCATGCAGTTTTTTTCTCAATTGCAAGCTTTATTTCTTCAGCGTTAGGTCTTGTCATCATCCAACGAGCAATCACGAAACATGGGAGAGTTTCCCTAATCATTTTCTCTGTTAGCACTGTAATGGCCATAAGTGCCATCCTTATGACCACCTTTGGAGCAATTGACGTATGGAGACAATATCAACACGGAGATTATATGGGTTTCAGAGCACCATGCTGA
- the LOC131049348 gene encoding sulfite exporter TauE/SafE family protein 5 isoform X2 produces MKVSWILPFWVAAFLALISLEACSFAANLDAAGSFREYWSDASSEEIAQLDCHDTKTAPPTWRNVLGMASQWQKQKANDTNIGPRWPPLRFGLRTVSATVLTVAAASVASAGGIGGGGLFIPILNLVLQFDSRTSAALSAFMVLGGSIASVIYYIPRGHPDFNHEPLIDYEIALLLQPNMLLGISLGVIGNVMFPEWLITSLLASFLSVITFSSCKSALRQWQTETFHYQRKSELDTEKNYTLSMAHEGEILQENALESSSRNLILDYHNGTPKEICNGIDKRRSDETQSEDIIMQLPSSIVSEEGRKSLQVPLLNGKRMQSSAVPVKEWTLLVLVWVSFYLVNILRGGQYKKNIFHIQPCGLGYWLISGLQIPLALAVTFCMASRSGNSGIHFNEKVPSKTTTRGCETVLFSTMALVAGMLGGMLGVGGGMIINPFLLQIGLSPQVTAATCAFMVFFSASMSVAQFLLLGLVPLEHAVFFSIASFISSALGLVIIQRAITKHGRVSLIIFSVSTVMAISAILMTTFGAIDVWRQYQHGDYMGFRAPC; encoded by the exons ATGAAAGTGTCATGGATACTGCCTTTTTGGGTGGCAGCGTTTCTGGCATTGATTTCTCTTGAAGCTTGCAGTTTTGCAGCCAATTTGGATGCTGCTGGGTCATTTCGAGAATATTGGAGCGATGCCTCATCTGAAGAAATCGCTCAATTGGATTGCCATGATACCAAGACAGCACCACCCACATGGCGAAACGTTTTAGGCATGGCTTCCCAGTGGCAAAAACAGAAGGCTAATGATACAAATATAGGACCCAGGTGGCCCCCTCTTAGGTTTGGATTAAGAACTGTATCAGCGACCGTCTTGACAGTTGCTGCAGCGAGTGTTGCCAGTGCTGGGGGAATTGGTGGTGGTGGGCTATTTATCCCAATTCTGAATTTGGTATTGCAGTTTGACAGCAGAACCTCGGCAGCACTGTCAGCTTTCATGGTCTTGGGGGGTTCCATTGCTAGTGTGATATACTATATCCCTAGAGGCCATCCTGACTTCAATCATGAGCCTCTGATAGACTATGAAATTGCCCTGCTCCTCCAGCCTAATATGCTGCTGGGCATAAGCCTGGGAGTCATCGGTAACGTGATGTTTCCTGAATGGCTTATTACTTCCCTGCTTGCTTCATTTCTTTCAGTTATTACCTTCTCTAGTTGCAAGAGTGCACTCAGGCAGTGGCAAACAGAGACATTTCATTACCAAAGAAAATCTGAACTTGACACAGAGAAAAACTATACATTGTCTATGGCTCATGAAGGTGAGATACTCCAAGAAAATGCCCTGGAGAGTTCATCAAGAAATCTCATCTTAGATTATCACAATGGAACCCCAAAAGAAATATGCAATGGAATCGATAAACGAAGAAGTGATGAAACACAGTCAGAGGACATTATAATGCAACTGCCTTCCAGTATCGTGTCTGAAGAAGGTAGAAAGAGTCTGCAGGTACCACTTTTAAATGGAAAGCGGATGCAATCTTCAGCTGTTCCCGTGAAGGAATGGACTTTACTGGTGCTTGTGTGGGTTTCATTTTATTTGGTGAACATACTCAGAGGAGGCCAATATAAGAAG AATATCTTTCACATACAACCATGTGGACTTGGATACTGGCTTATATCGGGACTTCAAATTCCTCTTGCTCTTGCAGTGACATTTTGCATGGCATCTCGATCTGGAAATTCAGGAATTCATTTCAATGAAAAG GTACCATCAAAAACTACTACTAGAGGTTGTGAAACAGTTTTGTTTTCAACAATGGCATTGGTAGCAGGAATGCTTGGAGGTATGCTTGGTGTAGGGGGAGGAATGATTATAAACCCTTTTCTTCTCCAAATTGGACTGTCACCTCAG GTAACAGCTGCAACATGTGCATTCATGGTGTTTTTCTCTGCTTCCATGTCTGTAGCACAGTTTTTGTTGTTAGGATTGGTACCTTTGGAGCATGCAGTTTTTTTCTCAATTGCAAGCTTTATTTCTTCAGCGTTAGGTCTTGTCATCATCCAACGAGCAATCACGAAACATGGGAGAGTTTCCCTAATCATTTTCTCTGTTAGCACTGTAATGGCCATAAGTGCCATCCTTATGACCACCTTTGGAGCAATTGACGTATGGAGACAATATCAACACGGAGATTATATGGGTTTCAGAGCACCATGCTGA
- the LOC131049348 gene encoding sulfite exporter TauE/SafE family protein 6 isoform X3, with amino-acid sequence MKVSWILPFWVAAFLALISLEACSFAANLDAAGSFREYWSDASSEEIAQLDCHDTKTAPPTWRNVLGMASQWQKQKANDTNIGPRWPPLRFGLRTVSATVLTVAAASVASAGGIGGGGLFIPILNLVLQFDSRTSAALSAFMVLGGSIASVIYYIPRGHPDFNHEPLIDYEIALLLQPNMLLGISLGVIGNVMFPEWLITSLLASFLSVITFSSCKSALRQWQTETFHYQRKSELDTEKNYTLSMAHEGEILQENALESSSRNLILDYHNGTPKEICNGIDKRRSDETQSEDIIMQLPSSIVSEEGRKSLQVPLLNGKRMQSSAVPVKEWTLLVLVWVSFYLVNILRGGQYKKACEHDGAVYFWNIFHIQPCGLGYWLISGLQIPLALAVTFCMASRSGNSGIHFNEKVPSKTTTRGCETVLFSTMALVAGMLGGMLGVGGGMIINPFLLQIGLSPQVTQFYCAKLLDMSQIG; translated from the exons ATGAAAGTGTCATGGATACTGCCTTTTTGGGTGGCAGCGTTTCTGGCATTGATTTCTCTTGAAGCTTGCAGTTTTGCAGCCAATTTGGATGCTGCTGGGTCATTTCGAGAATATTGGAGCGATGCCTCATCTGAAGAAATCGCTCAATTGGATTGCCATGATACCAAGACAGCACCACCCACATGGCGAAACGTTTTAGGCATGGCTTCCCAGTGGCAAAAACAGAAGGCTAATGATACAAATATAGGACCCAGGTGGCCCCCTCTTAGGTTTGGATTAAGAACTGTATCAGCGACCGTCTTGACAGTTGCTGCAGCGAGTGTTGCCAGTGCTGGGGGAATTGGTGGTGGTGGGCTATTTATCCCAATTCTGAATTTGGTATTGCAGTTTGACAGCAGAACCTCGGCAGCACTGTCAGCTTTCATGGTCTTGGGGGGTTCCATTGCTAGTGTGATATACTATATCCCTAGAGGCCATCCTGACTTCAATCATGAGCCTCTGATAGACTATGAAATTGCCCTGCTCCTCCAGCCTAATATGCTGCTGGGCATAAGCCTGGGAGTCATCGGTAACGTGATGTTTCCTGAATGGCTTATTACTTCCCTGCTTGCTTCATTTCTTTCAGTTATTACCTTCTCTAGTTGCAAGAGTGCACTCAGGCAGTGGCAAACAGAGACATTTCATTACCAAAGAAAATCTGAACTTGACACAGAGAAAAACTATACATTGTCTATGGCTCATGAAGGTGAGATACTCCAAGAAAATGCCCTGGAGAGTTCATCAAGAAATCTCATCTTAGATTATCACAATGGAACCCCAAAAGAAATATGCAATGGAATCGATAAACGAAGAAGTGATGAAACACAGTCAGAGGACATTATAATGCAACTGCCTTCCAGTATCGTGTCTGAAGAAGGTAGAAAGAGTCTGCAGGTACCACTTTTAAATGGAAAGCGGATGCAATCTTCAGCTGTTCCCGTGAAGGAATGGACTTTACTGGTGCTTGTGTGGGTTTCATTTTATTTGGTGAACATACTCAGAGGAGGCCAATATAAGAAGGCatgtgaacatgatggtgcagtcTATTTTTGG AATATCTTTCACATACAACCATGTGGACTTGGATACTGGCTTATATCGGGACTTCAAATTCCTCTTGCTCTTGCAGTGACATTTTGCATGGCATCTCGATCTGGAAATTCAGGAATTCATTTCAATGAAAAG GTACCATCAAAAACTACTACTAGAGGTTGTGAAACAGTTTTGTTTTCAACAATGGCATTGGTAGCAGGAATGCTTGGAGGTATGCTTGGTGTAGGGGGAGGAATGATTATAAACCCTTTTCTTCTCCAAATTGGACTGTCACCTCAGGTAACACAGTTTTACTGTGCAAAGCTCTTAGACATGAGCCAAATCGG GTAA